One Equus asinus isolate D_3611 breed Donkey chromosome 30, EquAss-T2T_v2, whole genome shotgun sequence genomic window, gtagggaggaaggaagaggaaaggccaTTATTCTCCAAAGGCAGTTGCAGCCACACTTGTGGGGACTTGAGATTCAGGATGTCTTCTGCAGTGCTCTTGAGAACCATCCCTTTACTGCTGCACAGGGAGCTGGTGGGAGCTCCCTGGAGGCTCTAGACACTCATGTGACTCTTGGGGTCCGTTGCTTGCGTGTTGCAGGCTGAGACCTTTGGTGTCGGCTTCCCTGACCTTCATTCACTCTCCTGGGTCTTCCGATAGTTTACTATGCTCTTAATTCTCTAAATTAAAATGGTGAATACCTGGAATACATAGagtggcttctgttttctcattgaGTCCTCAcagaaacaagagagaaagagcaaaccTGCAACGAGAAGAGTCTTACGACCTGCTCCGGGAGCAGGGGTCCGCTGGTAGTTTGCTGGGGCTGGGCGATAGTGATCCAGCAGCGAGGAAAGAACAAGGCAGATCCCAGCAAAGACAGCAGCCTCTGAGTCAGCCACGGCAGGCAGAGACAGGGCCACTTCAGTGGCGGagtaaggaagaggaaagagtcaGAAAAACCCAGATTTGAATCACTCACCAGctggcaagttgcttaaccttccTAACTCTGCACCTGAGTCTTGTTCTCTGTAAAGGAGTGGAAGACCGTGCAATGACTGGGGATCAATGAGTGGGGATGTGCCCACTCCTAGCCTCATTTGTTGTGGCTTAGATGAGACGATTTAGGTAAACTCCCTACCATGGCGCCTGGCAATGGAAGGCGCCAACAAGTGTtgcttcttctcctctttcttggcAGAGACAGTCCATTTGCTTACCAAAGATGCTTCCAGCAGTTTTCACCCTTTACTTTTAGCCTGAGGCTACAGCTTCtaactcttccctcttcttcagaAGGAAGAAGGTTCAGGAGGCAAAGAGGAAACCCCTTGGTGCCTAGCGTTCCCTTCCGCTAGGTGCAGTCTTATGATAGAACAGCTCCTAAGGTTGGCCATTTAGCCCCCAAAGCAGCGTGGGGATCATTGATTTAAATATTAGAGCTAAAACTAGAAagcctctagaagaaaacagaggaatattCTTATGACTTTGGTATAGGAAACATTTCTTAGGCAGAACACAAGAacaccataaaataaaatgataagttggacttcatcagaatGAAGAGTTTTTGCCTGTTAAAGACACTGTTATTAAAATGAAGAGGAAGCTGAAACCTGTGAGAAAATATTGGTAATATATATGTCTGATgaagacttgtatctagaataaaCATGCCTGCAAATCAATGACAAAAAGATAACCCATTTAAGATGGACACAAGACTTGAACAGACAGTTCataaaagaatatatgtaaaTGGGTAACAAGCATGTGAAAGGAATTCAATATAGAGTTACACACTatataatgacatttcggtcaatggTGGACCGCATAcatgatggtggtcccgtaagattagtaccatactgcctgggtgtgtaataggctataccatctaggtttgtgtaagtatattctatgatgttcacataagGACAAAATTGCCCAATCACACATTTCTCAcatcgttaagcaatgcataaCTGTTTccgttattaggaaaatgcaaatgaaaatcactaCGACATAGAACTGCACAGCTACTGGAAAGGCTAGCGTGCAAAATGCTGACCAcaccaagtgctggcaaggacGGGAAGCAACTGGAACCTCATACCTGGTTGGCAGAAGTGTAAAATGTTACAACCatttttggaaaactgcttggcagTTTCTTTCAAAGTAAAACATGGGCTTACCCTACAACCTGGAGattttactcctagatatttacccaagagaaatgaaacacgTCCACAAAAACATTTGTAAAAGGATGTCCACGGCGAGCTTTATGTGTAGTAGCTCGTAACTGGAAACAACAAACCTCAACAGGagactggataaataaattgtagtaatTCCACACGAtgcaatgaaaaggaagaaaccaCTGATAGACACAACATCTTGAAGaatctcaaaaaatgaaaagtaaaagaagccagaggcaAAAGATTGGTTGAattattctatttccatgaaggtctagaacaggcaaaattaatcctTGTTGATGGAAATCTGAGTTGGGGCGGGGCAGGTATTGGTGGGAAAAGAGCAAGAGGGAGCTTTCCAGAGTGATGGAAACACtctttatcttgattgtggtagtgaTTACGTGGGTGTAGACAACTTTAAAATGCTTTGAAGTATACACTTGGGATCCATTTTGTAtgttcaaacaaacaaacctagTTCAGGGATTTCCTTCTCAGATTTCCAGAGGCATTGCCTAGACCTCCAAAGAGGTCTGTTTCACCCCATGGACAAGGAGTGGCGTGTCCAGACCAGAGGAACAGAAGGCAGACCCAAGGAACCCTGGGAAACCTAGATGATCAATGGACCCAACACAGCTCCGCCTCTATGCACCCAGCAGGTGTTAATGTGCATTTGAACTATGATActtgtttctacatttttaatcCTGGAGGGAcatcaacaacagcaacaaaaacccaaaacctGAAGCTCCAAGCAGTTAAACAGCACACAGATACCTAGGACTACAACTGAAGTCTTTCAATTCCGAGCCCAGAGTGTTTTCTAGCTGGGGAAGATGCTAGCTGGGGAACTCCTGCCTCATGCTCATTTGGGGGCTGCAGCCTGAACAAGGCTAGAGGCAGCGCCTTCATCAGCACGTGACTCCCACCCCAACCTTTCCTCCATTGTTGGAGGCCTAAGCCTTAAGGTCCTCCTTAGAAGCACCAGTGGTGACTCCGGGCTCCCTCTCCAAAATGGTTCTCTTGTTTTCACATGGACCAGCACACAGAAACACTAGTGACTTATTTTTACAAATCCCTCCAGGCTTGGTACGACCTGTGGGTCTGGAAGATGCTGGCCCCATAACACAGCTGCAGCTGGGGAAAGAGCTGGCAGCCGATTCACCGCCAAGGTCACTGGAAAAACCATGAAAGCAGCCTCCAGTGTTAAGCCCTGAGGGTTGCCTGAGTGGCAAACCTGGGTCAGTGCAGCAGAAAAATGTCCCAGCCTCCCTCTGCCAGAGCACCTGCTTCCTGAAGGGGCTGGGGCCCCGGTGAGACACGATGTCATTGATTTTTATCACGTCTCAGTGAGGTGACCTTcctggggaggagaaaggaaaacagggGCCCTCGGAGGTGAAGCGCCTGCGCTGGGAAAAGAAACACAATTTCCAGCCTGTTGGATCAGGTCCCCAGGTTTGAGGAATAAAGACGCCTTGTCATACTCACCTGGGCCGTGGTGCCTGAGAGGACCACAGGAGCCTAGCAAGTTCGTCCCCTGGAAttgtctgtaaaataaaaatgtttaacttcTTAAAAAGTCCATGTAAATGGAATTTACTGTGgccatggagaaataaaatctttaattgcTAAGTAAAACAGATTAAACATGTCTTTaatcttaagaaaaatgaaatcaagcaAAACTTTATACATATCATTCACATGCATGGTCACCTGTTGAAATAACACTGTTTTTCTTTGGTGGtggtttaatttaaaattctggctcattctattttctctgtcttctgccACGGCCAacttatcatctccattttgtgtatgtatatactgaATATCTATGTCATCTACATTAAAGTATTATTAATAAAATGCATGCACAGAGTTAAACATTAAATAATACCAAAGACTCAGAATGAAAGCTTGCAGTCCGCTGTCCCACCGCAGACCCTGCCATCTCCCCAGGCCCCGAGCACAATCACTTGTGTGTTTCCTTGGGTTGGGGCTGAACAAGGAAACACATTTAGACCAGAGGCCATTCCTAACAAATGTAAGGTATTTGGGGAAGGATGTCCCATTAGTGTTACATGAATTGGTCTACAAATGTCTTCTATTCCTGTAACCAAAAAAACTGCCTGCTTCttgaaatgcaaatcgaaactacactaagataccacctcacGCCTGTTAAAACGCctataatcaccaagactaaaaataacaaatgttggagagggtgtggagagaagggaaccctcatacactgctagtgggaatgcaaactggtgcagccactatggaaaacagtatggagattcctcaaaaaactaaaaatagaactaccatatgacccagctatcccactactgggtatcaacccaaacaacttgaaatcaacaatccaaagtaacatatgcacccctatgttcattgcagcactgttcataatagccaagacatggaaacaatccaagtgcccatcaacggatgattggataaagaagatatggtagatttatatacaatggaacactactcataCATAAGAAAAGacgaaatcatcccatttgcaacaacatggaaggacctggaaggaattatgctaagtgaaataagccagactgagaaagacaaacaccacacgatttcactcatatgtggaatataaacaaacacatggacaaagaaaacagttcagtggttaccaggggaagggaggtggcggggtgggcacagggggtgaaggggagaacttacgtggtgacagacaagaaataatgtgcaactgaaatttcacaatgatgtaaactattatgaactcgataaaaaaaatctgcctgcttcttaaacatttttttaaattaaagaataacACTATACAGAAAAGTGAACAAATTAATTGGTACAGATAAAATGTATTGTCACAAAGTGGGCACACCCATGTCATCACACCCCAGGTCAAGAAATGGAACATAACCAGTGTTTCAGAAGCCCCCTTCCAACACGCCCCACCTTTCTCCCCAAAGGTAACCATTATCCTCATTATCATCATTCATGAGTTTTGCCTTtttgaaatttctaaaaatggaaCCACTCAGTGTATAACAGTTACGCCTTGcttctttaacatttttgtgaGATTCACTCACGTTGTTGCATGTAGCTATAATTGGTGAATTGCCGTTTCTATGGAGGTTTCAAGCACCCCAgtgcatttatccattttatgGTTGAcggacatgtgggttgtttccaatgttggctattagaaataatgctgccataaacATTTTTGTCTTCTGGTGCACATGCGCATGGATTTCTGATGTGTATATACCTATAAGCAGAAGTGCAGCATCATTGTGCACATGTGGATTCAACTTTAGTAGATAATGACACACTGCTTTCAAAgtataccaatttatattctcaccaaTAACGCATGAGAGTTTCAATTGCTCCACGtccttgtcaatacttggaaCTGTCAGTCATCTTAATTTTAGCTCTTCTGGTGGGTGCGTAGTGGTATcacaatgtggttttaatttgcatttccctgatgactaaagGAGGTTGAATGTCTTCTAATTTGTTTGTGGACCATTGGAGATCCTTTTGTGAAATTCTTAAATCTCTTGTCGATTTTTCTTTTGCGttgtctttttttcattgatttccagGAGTTCTTTCATATTTTGGCCATGAGTTCTTTTTGGATGTATGTATTAAAATTCTTCCATATCATGGTTTGCCTTTTTACTCACTGATGGTCTTTCTTGACAAATAGAAGGTCTTAATTTAAATGCTCTTGAGTTCCTTCTTCTCTTGGATCTTGGCCCTATTTACCGCCTTGTGGGCTCTCCAACTCctttaaatagattaaaaaaaaatagtttctccAGCTTTTCTAGATGATCCCAATGGAAGAACTGGGCAGAATTCCCTCAGGCGATCGCCATTAAATTGCCTCGTTCTTTCTTCTGGAATTTCCATATTTCTAAACATACACTCAGaatgctatttcttgatttaaaattCTAGACACTTTATATTGATTTATTATTGTGGTAGATGAACATTTAACTGCCTGACACTTCTCATCCATATTCTCCTATCCTCCTGAAACAGTTATTTCATAATTTCAAACTTTCAGCTATAGttactttatattatttcaaGACTATCTAAAATATCATTCACTGCAGATTCATGAAGTTGACAAGAAATTTTCAAAGTCAGCTGTATTTGGAGTGATGAGTGGGAAACTCTTTGAAGTCTTCAACAGCTCCAAATAATATTCTAGATTTTCCAGAACAGTCTCAATTTCAAATACAGCAGGCTCTCGCCATTCTTGAATGGTAGCAGTTCCTCCTATTTAGGAGTGACCCTGAAGGACCACGCTGTATGAAATTTATCCATTGACTGAGGCCTGACTTTGAATTGCTGCGAAGTGGACTGCAGGAGCAGTGGCTTAGCAAGGAGCATCTCAGCTGACCACCCAGGACCCACATCTCAACATGGCGCTGCTAGTCTTTTCTCTTGCCACCTACGCAGCAACTCTTGTGAATTGAGACTTGGAAAAATGGTCTCAAAAAGAATTGCAATTGCTGGGCCTGGTGATAGAGgagaagacaaatgaaaaggatttAAGAAAGTTTTGGGTCTTTGctggaaaacagttttggaaTAAAGAGTGGCACACTGAATTCTACAGTGGCTGGGATATATGAAGCGAATGGGTCCCCCATAAACTTTGTACAGAAATGTCAAAAGGTGTTTTTTCATTAGGAAAATTACCTGCTGTTTGGGTTTTTAAATAAGGGGATTAGAAAAGATAGATTCCTTTCACATGTCAAGCTATCTGTGTTCCAAATAATTGTTCCTATAAATACACGTACACTTGTCCTTTTACATGTTCCAGGTTTGGTTTGGTCATAGTGACAGTCCCCCAAAGCATGGGGGATACCTGGTGCAGCGCCACCTCCCTGAGCCCCCAGCCAGGACTGGAGAACTCTTGTCCTCAGGAGTCCTGTTCTTACAGGAGGTTCTGCTGGGGAGACTTCATCAGTGTCACGGCTGCGGGGCCTGTGCTCCAGGGGCTTGGGGAGAACCATGGCTGGCGAGCATGTGGGACAGGAAAGACCACCCTGAGACAAAGTGGCCTTTCTACAGTCTTCTTGAATTGTGGTTATAACTGTTACTGGCAGCAaaattttgttgttcttgttttgttttactgtatTTCTTAGTACAAGGTTCAAGACAACCTTCTTCACGTGTTTTCCTTCCCCattcccccatcccccatccctctgcccccatccccgcctcttccatcctcccatctcctcatcccccatccctccatcccccatcccTCCACCCCCATACCCGCCTCTTCCATCCTCCCATCTCCTCATCCCCAATCCCTCAATCCCCCCAtttccccatcccccatccctccatccctgcatccccccatccccccattcctccatccctctatcccccatccctccacccccatcccccgCTCTTCCATCCTcccatctccccatcccccatccctccatcccccattcctccatccctctatcccccattcccccatcccccattcctccatccctctatcccccattcccccatcccccatccctccatccctctatcccccatccctccatccctctatcccccatccttccatcccccatccctccatccctacatccccccatccccccattcctccatccctctatccccccatccctccatcctcccatttccccatcccctcatctccccatcccccatccctccatcccccatcccctcatctccccatcccccatccctccatcccccatcccccatccctccatcccccatcccccatcccccattcctccatccctccatccctccatcccccattcctccatccctctatccccccatccctccatcctcccatttccccatcccctcatctccccatcccccatccctccatcccccatcccccatcccccattcctccatccctccatcccccattcctccatccctctatccccccatccctccatcctcccatttccccatcccctcatctccccatcccccatccttccatcccccaccccccattcctccatccctccatccttgcatcctccctccccccattcctccatccctctctccctctatTCTAGCCTGACTTCCGGCTGCTAGTCTAGGTTGAGACTGTCCCTCTACCTAGGAGCCCCATACTATGCCCCATCATTTGACACAAAGTTCAGTGGTTTCTTAGGTCCTGTGGTCTCCTGCCCCTTCAGCTCACCATTCAGCACCTGTGTGGACATCCCGCTCTCCCTAGGCCCTGCCCTACCCCTCCCAGGAGCATCTAATAGGAGGAGGCATTGACACTAGGGAGTCTGGGCTTTGCAATGCACCTCATCTGTTCACCatgcatttattaagcacatactATGGGCCAAACACCTTACTGGGCTTAGGTTACAAAGATGAACAAGGTCCCTGCCATCAGGGCTCTCAGTCTACGTAGTCCACTACACACCCATAAATGCACTGGCAAAACACAGTTATATATCAGTGACAGAAATCTGTGGTGTCACGAAGAATGGGAGTCATGCTAGCAAATTCACCAGGCAGATAGGGGTGGGCATGGGGAGAAGAAATTCCAGGGGGAGGAAGAAGCATGGACAAGAAGTATGGGAAACTCTCGTGTGGTCCCAAAACCATACGTGATCTGAAATGGCCAGTGAGGGTGGAACACAGAGGAAAGGGTCTTTCCTCGTGGGGCTTATAGTCCAGAGGGGTGAGCGGCCAGACAGGCTCACAACTCTAAAGGGGGCAGGAAGTAGTAAGTGCTTGTTTTAAAAGAACAGATAGAGTGCAAAGAGTTTGCACAAAAGGGAAGAGGACTTTGGGTTGGAGGCATCCCAGGAATGGATTTGGTGGGCTGGATTTTGAAGATCATGTCAGATGGATGTGCAGAGATgggagaacattccagaaggAAGGGGTAGACTGGGGTATGCTGTGCATAAGAACAATGCTAATGGGCGCAGGCATTGttcaaagaataaagaacaatggGTGCAGGGCGAGCTTGGTCTTGTGGATCAGAGGGGACATGAAGAGGCTGGGATGCAACagcagtgtgtgcatgtgtgtgtgtgtgagtgagtgtgtgtgtgagtgagtgttcTGGAGGAGTGAGGATTGGGGGGGCGCAGTGAGGGGAAGGGAGACACCTTTTGGAGTGTTGAGCAACTGACCTGGGGCTAGGGTGGATTCGGAGGAGGTTGTATGGGAAGCCATGGGGTAATTTTGGCACACCTTCCTTGGTTTAATTATTCTTAATACCTTTGCagcaaaatatttctatattaacataagtatgaaaaaaagagaaacaatgcaaaatacatatagatttattttaagataaaaaaatacaacttacaGAATTTTCAACTGCCTCCAGAAGGCCCTTCCTTGTGTGCACCCTCTCATGGCCATTAGACAACTAAGAAGCCTGACATCCTTGGCCAATTTCATTTTCATGGCAACtgtatgaggtagatattatgtCTACAGACGAGAACACTGAGGCCCCACAACGGTGTGCAACATGCTCGAGGTTACATAGCAAATGAGCAGCAGAATCAGCACTCAAACCAGGATGTGTGTCCAAAGTTCAAGTTCTTTCTGCAACAGCCTGAGTGGGTGATAAacgagatggggtgggggggagaacaaagctggaataGGTTGGTGCTAAATCATGGAAGTTCTTGAAGGCCAGGCTGAAATAAAGGCCAGGCTGAAACAAAGGTTGCATGCAAAAAAGAATGTTCATGACCCATTAGGGTTAGACCCAGAAGGCAAGCACGGGAAGAGCAGCATGAGCACAAGAGATCTAGTTATGCTCATCCTGGCTTCTTTGGGGCCACCTCTCACCCTGAGGCTGAGCGTGACCTGAACCCAGCAATGGCCCTGTTCCCATGGTGGAAGAAGGAAACAccactcttttctctttgttttctactTAGTGTTCTTCTGCAAAGCACAGAGCTCTCAGAATCATTGGCCAGCCCATTCTGGAACTGATGCTGGAGAAAGGGTGTCAGCCATCTGTAACTTGTCTCAAGGTGCCCTTCCGACTAGGATATATTCCATAGTCGATGCAACAGGAGGGGACAGTATTATCGGGTCTGAAAGGAAATCAATGGAGAGTGGGAACCTCCAGGGGCAGCTGCAATTTTCTAGATCTATTACTGTCCACTTGGAGGTCAGTGAGACAAAGCATCGAGTTGCTATGAAAATCAAGAGATTtatgtagttttcagagtaggAAGAAAAACCTCCAAAAAGGACCTCAAAATGATAACTTAGTGCAAGTACAAAGTGAAGAGTTTTCTTGGCTTGAGATAAGTTGAAACTGCTCCTCTGACTAGGGGATGGTTGCTAGAGTTTGCAACGGAGTGTTATTGTCTTTCTtcgttctcttttctttctttagtatGTGTTGGGAGAGTTTTTTGAGAAACCAGCCGACATCCTGGAGATCCTCAGGCCACTTCAAGTACTGCTGGGTCTGTACGAATCCTCTGATGGACTGATGCTTCATCAGCTGGTACTGGGACAGCGACCCGACCACCACCACGATGAGGGCACTGTTGAGGTCAGACAAGCACCTGCTCTGGGCATAACTGAAGGCTTCGAGGCACCACCCGTCTCTAAGGAAGTGTCTGCTCACAAGACAGACAATCTTTCTGCTGTTCCACACGGCATCCTGGATGTTGGCGATGTGATTTTCCCCTGGCACAAAGTCTCTTTCTTCAAAACACAGCTTAAATATGTTTTGGTTGCTGTACTGAGCATCCAGGTGTTTAAGCAAAGCATTTTGCACCCATTCAAAGTCTTTGCTACTGAAGCATAAATAGGCATCGTATTTGTACATATCCGATTCTCTTCCCCTGGTATGACGGTCCTTGAACACCAGTCTCTGGGCTGTCATGTAACTAGTGAAACAAAATCCCCGGAACTTTGTGACAATGAGGACGGCCATGAGGAACAGAGTCAACGTGacagtgaataaaatgaaaagggaaaactgAAGGGACTTTAAGATTTCTTCTTCATCACAACCCTCCACGGAAACAGAGTAGAGGGGAGCCCCAGAGAGCGAGTTGGGGTACATGCAGTATATGTCTGCTTGAGACCCAAGTATAGTGACATTGGTTTGATTGAGCCAACTGATGAAGGCGCCAAGTTCACACTCACAGATGAACTTGTTATGAGTTATGTCCACAGCTCCAAGTGACGTGAATAAACCAGGATCAGGAGATAGGAGCTGGTTTCTGGATATATAAAGGATCTCTAAATTAGCAGGTAAGTCACCAGGAGAAAGAGCCATCAGCCTGTtgaaactgaggctgaggctCCTTAATGCAGTCAGATCGCTAAACACTCCTGGTGGAAGGAAATTCAGGTAGTTATTATTCAAATACAGGACTTGTAGATGGAAAAGCTCCTTAAAAATATCCCAGCAGACCCCAGCTTCCCAGGCAAGTTGCAACATATTTTCTCCAAGGAAAAGCTGTTCTAAGCTGAGATTCTTTGAAGAAGCATGAGCTGATTTACAGGAAGAAAAGcgattttgatttaaaatgagaaTCTGGAGTTGAGGTACCTGGAGGAGGAAGTAGAGATCACCCAGATCTTCTAGCCTGTTCTCTGATAAGTGGATGAAGTTGGCGGTAAGTGTGATGTTTGGCAAAGTCACCAGTTTATTGCCGCCCAAGAAGATATTAGGAATGCTGGGAATAAAATCAATTCTTTTAAGAGCATTATCCCGAAGATCCAAGGTGTgtaattttttcaggaatctgAATGTTTTGTCCTGAATGATCCCAATGTGATTCTTTTGCAGATCGATATAGGCCACCTTAGGTAGTCCATCAAAGTTAGAATCATAAAGTTCCCCCAGAAGGTTACCTGACATATTGAGAAGCTGGAGGTTGTCGAGTCCATAAAATGCTTCATTTGCAATCTTGTTTATCTTGTTGTGGGCAAGGTTCAGAACCTTCAGCTCCTTGAGGCTCTCAAAGACTCGGAAGTTCAAGGAGAAGATATACCCTTGTGAAAGGTCCAGGTGTATCACCGAGCTTCTGGCCAGGCCAGAGAATGTGCTCCAGTCAGGATCTTTGACGTTATGGAAGCCAAACCCAGAACCCATAATGTGGTAGGTAATAACCAGAGAGAAAATCTGGCTTCCATTGATGGCATTGCTAAAGTTTCCTATGATGTTCGCGGTCCAGCCATTGCCAGAAACATCTAGGGTTTCCAGGACCATGTTTCTGAAGGGGTTCTTACACTTCTTCCAGTCCACGGAGACCCTGCTGTACAGGTTATTATTAGCAAGGCTTAAAAAGGACAGTGTTTTTCCCCGGAGGGGCTCGAGCTCACCCTCACATACAATGGGTATTTTGTTGGAGGAAAAATCAATGGACTTCAGGGAATTCAATTCCAAGAATGAAGGATGAAGGGAGAGACCACTAATCTGATTTATGGATAGGTCCAAGCGAGTTAAAGACTCTAAGTTTCTGAAATAACCATCTTTCAACACAGCATCAGAGAGACCACAGGAAAAGAGTCTGAGTTCAAACAGATGGGGCAGCCCCTGAAAAGCGTCTGGATGCAAGAAGTCTATCCGACTGTGGCCCAGGTCCAAGATTCTAAGATTGGGCAGGTTTCTGAAGGCTTCTTTGTCAATCGTGAAGGGGGTAAACTGAGTCCCGAGCTCCAGCAGCTGCAGCTGCTCCAGGAAGGGGAACGATGCGGTTGTGATGGTCTTGATATAGTTGAAGCTTAGCAGGAGTCTCTCAGTAGTGTTGGGGACCTGGGGGACCTGGGTGAGGTTGCAGAAACGATACAAGGCCATCCGGCCATtagagaagcaggaagaaattcCAAGCACAGGACTGGCCACGAGCACCATTCCTAAGAGAAGGTCGAGGTGATCGCCCATGATCCTATGGAGaagaagcaaaaatgaaaacacaggcaTCTAAGCTCAAGGCATTGCACACAGGTCTTGAGAACTGAAGGGATTCCTCCATGCTGCGCCTGCTGCCTTAGCCCCTTCCTTCTTCTGGCTCCACGGATGTGGCTGTTGCTCTATTGCCTGGCATAGACAGAGCTGGTCTCACCCTCTTTCTATCAAACACTTACACTGCATTTTCTACATACCAGGCACTATCCTAGGTAGTTTAGAAATATGTAACTTAATCCTTATCATAACTGTTTGTGCATTCACTAGTTcatgcattcatccattcaagATTTGCTGAGGGAAGTTGGAGAAAACAACAGGAAGAGACACATTTTTGCTTCACATCAGCCAGGGACCCTACTCCTCGCCCTCAGAAGGCTCAGCTGTTAGTGGAAAAGAAATCCACTGAGTTTCCCTTGTCCGTCTCCATTCCTCCATCCTTACTCCATACCCAGTACATCTCATCATACAAAGATTGGGTCCTCTACATCGTTTTCCACATAGAGTCAGATTTGGTCAGTTTATCACAAGTCTATTGAGTTTAACACAATTTAACAGTCAgtgtattgagcacctactgcatgccTGGCACTTGGATGACTGTGTGAGTGCATGACAACAAACAGGAACAGCCCACTTGCTTACATCCAATAGGGGAGTCCACTGTCTGTCTGAGGCAAGCATTTGCTTCACATGTGCAGCAAcaaaaggtgctcaataagtgtgtCTGCCTTACGTCCCAATGACTGTGTTGGGTGCTGTGAGGGGTACAGAGAAA contains:
- the TLR5 gene encoding toll-like receptor 5 — its product is MGDHLDLLLGMVLVASPVLGISSCFSNGRMALYRFCNLTQVPQVPNTTERLLLSFNYIKTITTASFPFLEQLQLLELGTQFTPFTIDKEAFRNLPNLRILDLGHSRIDFLHPDAFQGLPHLFELRLFSCGLSDAVLKDGYFRNLESLTRLDLSINQISGLSLHPSFLELNSLKSIDFSSNKIPIVCEGELEPLRGKTLSFLSLANNNLYSRVSVDWKKCKNPFRNMVLETLDVSGNGWTANIIGNFSNAINGSQIFSLVITYHIMGSGFGFHNVKDPDWSTFSGLARSSVIHLDLSQGYIFSLNFRVFESLKELKVLNLAHNKINKIANEAFYGLDNLQLLNMSGNLLGELYDSNFDGLPKVAYIDLQKNHIGIIQDKTFRFLKKLHTLDLRDNALKRIDFIPSIPNIFLGGNKLVTLPNITLTANFIHLSENRLEDLGDLYFLLQVPQLQILILNQNRFSSCKSAHASSKNLSLEQLFLGENMLQLAWEAGVCWDIFKELFHLQVLYLNNNYLNFLPPGVFSDLTALRSLSLSFNRLMALSPGDLPANLEILYISRNQLLSPDPGLFTSLGAVDITHNKFICECELGAFISWLNQTNVTILGSQADIYCMYPNSLSGAPLYSVSVEGCDEEEILKSLQFSLFILFTVTLTLFLMAVLIVTKFRGFCFTSYMTAQRLVFKDRHTRGRESDMYKYDAYLCFSSKDFEWVQNALLKHLDAQYSNQNIFKLCFEERDFVPGENHIANIQDAVWNSRKIVCLVSRHFLRDGWCLEAFSYAQSRCLSDLNSALIVVVVGSLSQYQLMKHQSIRGFVQTQQYLKWPEDLQDVGWFLKKLSQHILKKEKRTKKDNNTPLQTLATIP